The proteins below are encoded in one region of Rhinolophus sinicus isolate RSC01 linkage group LG07, ASM3656204v1, whole genome shotgun sequence:
- the SCARA3 gene encoding scavenger receptor class A member 3 isoform X4, with translation MKGQLGARCSRCQKNLSLHTSVRILYLFLALLLVAVAVLASLVFRKVDSLSEDISLAQAIYDKKLVSVQENLQGLDLKVPNNCSFCHEAGQLGQEIRKLQEELEGIQKMLLAQEVQLDQTSQTHELLSTTSSQISQEMGNCSFSIHQVNQSLGLFLAQVRGWQATTAGLDLSLKDLTQECYDVKAAVHQINFTVGQTTEWIHGIRRKTDEETLTLQKIVTDWQNYTRLFGSLRTTSAKTGEVVKNIQATLGASSQRISQNSESMHDLVMQVMGLQLQLDNISSFLDDHEENMHDLQYHTRYAQNRTVERFETLEGRMASHEIEIGTIFTNINATDNHVHSMLKYLDDVRLSCTLGFHTHAEELYYLNKSVSLMLGTTDLLRERFSLLSARLDFNVRNLSMIVEEMKAVDTQHGEILRNVTILRGAPGPPGPRGLKGDVGVKGPVGGRGPKGDAGSLGPPGPQGPQGQPGDAGPVGERGPVGLRGFPGLKGSKGSFGSGGPRGQPGPKGDVGPPGPEGPPGSPGPSGPQGKPGIAGKTGSQGQRGPMGPKGEPGIQGPPGLPGPPGPPGSQSRY, from the exons GCCAGCTGGGGGCCCGCTGCAGCCGCTGCCAGAAGAACCTGTCTTTGCACACGTCAGTGCGGATTCTTTACCTCTTCCTGGCCCTGCTCCTGGTGGCGGTGGCCGTGCTGGCCTCTCTGG TTTTCAGGAAAGTGGACTCTCTCTCAGAGGACATCTCCCTGGCCCaggccatttatgacaaaaagcTTGTGTCTGTGCAGGAAAATCTCCAGGGACTAG ATCTGAAAGTCCCAAACAACTGCTCTTTCTGCCATGAGGCTGGGCAGCTGGGGCAAGAGATCAGAAAACTGCAGGAGGAGCTGGAGGGAATTCAGAAGATGCTCCTGGCTCAGGAGGTTCAGCTGGACCAGACGTCCCAGACGCATGAACTGCTCTCCACCACTAGCAGTCAAATCTCCCAGGAAATGGGCAACTGTTCCTTCTCCATCCACCAGGTCAACCAGTCTCTGGGGCTCTTCCTGGCCCAGGTGAGAGGCTGGCAGGCCACCACAGCCGGCCTGGACCTCTCCCTGAAGGACCTCACCCAGGAGTGCTATGACGTGAAGGCTGCAGTGCACCAGATCAACTTCACCGTGGGGCAGACTACAGAGTGGATCCACGGAATCCGGCGGAAGACGGACGAGGAGACCCTGACCCTCCAGAAGATTGTCACCGACTGGCAGAACTACACCCGGCTCTTCGGCAGCCTGCGTACCACCTCGGCCAAGACGGGAGAAGTGGTCAAGAACATCCAGGCCACGCTGGGGGCCTCGTCGCAGCGCATCAGCCAGAATTCCGAGAGCATGCATGACCTGGTCATGCAGGTCATGGGCTTACAGCTGCAGTTGGACAACATCTCGTCCTTCCTGGACGACCACGAGGAGAACATGCACGACCTGCAGTACCACACCCGCTATGCCCAGAACCGCACGGTGGAGAGGTTCGAGACGCTGGAAGGACGTATGGCTTCCCACGAGATCGAGATCGGCACCATCTTCACCAACATCAACGCCACGGACAACCACGTCCACAGCATGCTCAAATACCTGGACGACGTGCGGCTCTCCTGCACGCTGGGTTTCCACACCCACGCCGAGGAGCTCTACTACCTGAACAAGTCCGTCTCCCTCATGCTGGGCACCACAGACCTGCTCCGGGAGCGGTTCAGCCTGCTCAGTGCCCGCCTGGACTTCAACGTCCGCAACCTGTCCATGATCGTGGAGGAGATGAAGGCCGTGGATACGCAGCATGGAGAAATCCTACGCAACGTCACCATCCTACGAG GTGCCCCCGGCCCTCCAGGACCAAGAGGACTCAAGGGAGATGTAGGCGTGAAAGGGCCTGTTGGTGGCAGAGGACCAAAAGGAGACGCTGGCAGCTTGGGCCCCCCAGGGCCTCAGGGTCCTCAGGGGCAGCCCGGGGATGCCGGACCTGTGGGAGAAAGGGGGCCAGTCGGCCTGCGAGGTTTCCCGGGACTCAAAGGCTCAAAAGGCAGCTTTGGAAGTGGAGGCCCGAGAGGACAGCCAGGCCCCAAAGGGGATGTGGGGCCCCCAGGGCCAGAGGGGCCCCCAGGGTCCCCAGGACCCTCAGGGCCTCAGGGAAAACCGGGAATTGCTGGAAAGACGGGTTCACAAGGTCAGCGGGGGCCCATGGGGCCGAAGGGTGAACCTGGGATCCAGGGTCCCCCTGGCCTGCCCGGGCCCCCAGGCCCACCAGGAAGCCAGAGCCGCTACTGA
- the SCARA3 gene encoding scavenger receptor class A member 3 isoform X3, which translates to MKEEDLAGDEDMPSFPCTQEGQLGARCSRCQKNLSLHTSVRILYLFLALLLVAVAVLASLVFRKVDSLSEDISLAQAIYDKKLVSVQENLQGLDLKVPNNCSFCHEAGQLGQEIRKLQEELEGIQKMLLAQEVQLDQTSQTHELLSTTSSQISQEMGNCSFSIHQVNQSLGLFLAQVRGWQATTAGLDLSLKDLTQECYDVKAAVHQINFTVGQTTEWIHGIRRKTDEETLTLQKIVTDWQNYTRLFGSLRTTSAKTGEVVKNIQATLGASSQRISQNSESMHDLVMQVMGLQLQLDNISSFLDDHEENMHDLQYHTRYAQNRTVERFETLEGRMASHEIEIGTIFTNINATDNHVHSMLKYLDDVRLSCTLGFHTHAEELYYLNKSVSLMLGTTDLLRERFSLLSARLDFNVRNLSMIVEEMKAVDTQHGEILRNVTILRGAPGPPGPRGLKGDVGVKGPVGGRGPKGDAGSLGPPGPQGPQGQPGDAGPVGERGPVGLRGFPGLKGSKGSFGSGGPRGQPGPKGDVGPPGPEGPPGSPGPSGPQGKPGIAGKTGSQGQRGPMGPKGEPGIQGPPGLPGPPGPPGSQSRY; encoded by the exons AAGAGGACCTGGCTGGTGACGAGGACATGCCGTCCTTCCCGTGCACACAGGAGG GCCAGCTGGGGGCCCGCTGCAGCCGCTGCCAGAAGAACCTGTCTTTGCACACGTCAGTGCGGATTCTTTACCTCTTCCTGGCCCTGCTCCTGGTGGCGGTGGCCGTGCTGGCCTCTCTGG TTTTCAGGAAAGTGGACTCTCTCTCAGAGGACATCTCCCTGGCCCaggccatttatgacaaaaagcTTGTGTCTGTGCAGGAAAATCTCCAGGGACTAG ATCTGAAAGTCCCAAACAACTGCTCTTTCTGCCATGAGGCTGGGCAGCTGGGGCAAGAGATCAGAAAACTGCAGGAGGAGCTGGAGGGAATTCAGAAGATGCTCCTGGCTCAGGAGGTTCAGCTGGACCAGACGTCCCAGACGCATGAACTGCTCTCCACCACTAGCAGTCAAATCTCCCAGGAAATGGGCAACTGTTCCTTCTCCATCCACCAGGTCAACCAGTCTCTGGGGCTCTTCCTGGCCCAGGTGAGAGGCTGGCAGGCCACCACAGCCGGCCTGGACCTCTCCCTGAAGGACCTCACCCAGGAGTGCTATGACGTGAAGGCTGCAGTGCACCAGATCAACTTCACCGTGGGGCAGACTACAGAGTGGATCCACGGAATCCGGCGGAAGACGGACGAGGAGACCCTGACCCTCCAGAAGATTGTCACCGACTGGCAGAACTACACCCGGCTCTTCGGCAGCCTGCGTACCACCTCGGCCAAGACGGGAGAAGTGGTCAAGAACATCCAGGCCACGCTGGGGGCCTCGTCGCAGCGCATCAGCCAGAATTCCGAGAGCATGCATGACCTGGTCATGCAGGTCATGGGCTTACAGCTGCAGTTGGACAACATCTCGTCCTTCCTGGACGACCACGAGGAGAACATGCACGACCTGCAGTACCACACCCGCTATGCCCAGAACCGCACGGTGGAGAGGTTCGAGACGCTGGAAGGACGTATGGCTTCCCACGAGATCGAGATCGGCACCATCTTCACCAACATCAACGCCACGGACAACCACGTCCACAGCATGCTCAAATACCTGGACGACGTGCGGCTCTCCTGCACGCTGGGTTTCCACACCCACGCCGAGGAGCTCTACTACCTGAACAAGTCCGTCTCCCTCATGCTGGGCACCACAGACCTGCTCCGGGAGCGGTTCAGCCTGCTCAGTGCCCGCCTGGACTTCAACGTCCGCAACCTGTCCATGATCGTGGAGGAGATGAAGGCCGTGGATACGCAGCATGGAGAAATCCTACGCAACGTCACCATCCTACGAG GTGCCCCCGGCCCTCCAGGACCAAGAGGACTCAAGGGAGATGTAGGCGTGAAAGGGCCTGTTGGTGGCAGAGGACCAAAAGGAGACGCTGGCAGCTTGGGCCCCCCAGGGCCTCAGGGTCCTCAGGGGCAGCCCGGGGATGCCGGACCTGTGGGAGAAAGGGGGCCAGTCGGCCTGCGAGGTTTCCCGGGACTCAAAGGCTCAAAAGGCAGCTTTGGAAGTGGAGGCCCGAGAGGACAGCCAGGCCCCAAAGGGGATGTGGGGCCCCCAGGGCCAGAGGGGCCCCCAGGGTCCCCAGGACCCTCAGGGCCTCAGGGAAAACCGGGAATTGCTGGAAAGACGGGTTCACAAGGTCAGCGGGGGCCCATGGGGCCGAAGGGTGAACCTGGGATCCAGGGTCCCCCTGGCCTGCCCGGGCCCCCAGGCCCACCAGGAAGCCAGAGCCGCTACTGA
- the SCARA3 gene encoding scavenger receptor class A member 3 isoform X1 encodes MKVRSAGGDGDALCVSEEDLAGDEDMPSFPCTQEGQLGARCSRCQKNLSLHTSVRILYLFLALLLVAVAVLASLVFRKVDSLSEDISLAQAIYDKKLVSVQENLQGLDLKVPNNCSFCHEAGQLGQEIRKLQEELEGIQKMLLAQEVQLDQTSQTHELLSTTSSQISQEMGNCSFSIHQVNQSLGLFLAQVRGWQATTAGLDLSLKDLTQECYDVKAAVHQINFTVGQTTEWIHGIRRKTDEETLTLQKIVTDWQNYTRLFGSLRTTSAKTGEVVKNIQATLGASSQRISQNSESMHDLVMQVMGLQLQLDNISSFLDDHEENMHDLQYHTRYAQNRTVERFETLEGRMASHEIEIGTIFTNINATDNHVHSMLKYLDDVRLSCTLGFHTHAEELYYLNKSVSLMLGTTDLLRERFSLLSARLDFNVRNLSMIVEEMKAVDTQHGEILRNVTILRGAPGPPGPRGLKGDVGVKGPVGGRGPKGDAGSLGPPGPQGPQGQPGDAGPVGERGPVGLRGFPGLKGSKGSFGSGGPRGQPGPKGDVGPPGPEGPPGSPGPSGPQGKPGIAGKTGSQGQRGPMGPKGEPGIQGPPGLPGPPGPPGSQSRY; translated from the exons TGAGGTCAGCTGGCGGTGACGGAGATGCGTTGTGTGTTTCAGAAGAGGACCTGGCTGGTGACGAGGACATGCCGTCCTTCCCGTGCACACAGGAGG GCCAGCTGGGGGCCCGCTGCAGCCGCTGCCAGAAGAACCTGTCTTTGCACACGTCAGTGCGGATTCTTTACCTCTTCCTGGCCCTGCTCCTGGTGGCGGTGGCCGTGCTGGCCTCTCTGG TTTTCAGGAAAGTGGACTCTCTCTCAGAGGACATCTCCCTGGCCCaggccatttatgacaaaaagcTTGTGTCTGTGCAGGAAAATCTCCAGGGACTAG ATCTGAAAGTCCCAAACAACTGCTCTTTCTGCCATGAGGCTGGGCAGCTGGGGCAAGAGATCAGAAAACTGCAGGAGGAGCTGGAGGGAATTCAGAAGATGCTCCTGGCTCAGGAGGTTCAGCTGGACCAGACGTCCCAGACGCATGAACTGCTCTCCACCACTAGCAGTCAAATCTCCCAGGAAATGGGCAACTGTTCCTTCTCCATCCACCAGGTCAACCAGTCTCTGGGGCTCTTCCTGGCCCAGGTGAGAGGCTGGCAGGCCACCACAGCCGGCCTGGACCTCTCCCTGAAGGACCTCACCCAGGAGTGCTATGACGTGAAGGCTGCAGTGCACCAGATCAACTTCACCGTGGGGCAGACTACAGAGTGGATCCACGGAATCCGGCGGAAGACGGACGAGGAGACCCTGACCCTCCAGAAGATTGTCACCGACTGGCAGAACTACACCCGGCTCTTCGGCAGCCTGCGTACCACCTCGGCCAAGACGGGAGAAGTGGTCAAGAACATCCAGGCCACGCTGGGGGCCTCGTCGCAGCGCATCAGCCAGAATTCCGAGAGCATGCATGACCTGGTCATGCAGGTCATGGGCTTACAGCTGCAGTTGGACAACATCTCGTCCTTCCTGGACGACCACGAGGAGAACATGCACGACCTGCAGTACCACACCCGCTATGCCCAGAACCGCACGGTGGAGAGGTTCGAGACGCTGGAAGGACGTATGGCTTCCCACGAGATCGAGATCGGCACCATCTTCACCAACATCAACGCCACGGACAACCACGTCCACAGCATGCTCAAATACCTGGACGACGTGCGGCTCTCCTGCACGCTGGGTTTCCACACCCACGCCGAGGAGCTCTACTACCTGAACAAGTCCGTCTCCCTCATGCTGGGCACCACAGACCTGCTCCGGGAGCGGTTCAGCCTGCTCAGTGCCCGCCTGGACTTCAACGTCCGCAACCTGTCCATGATCGTGGAGGAGATGAAGGCCGTGGATACGCAGCATGGAGAAATCCTACGCAACGTCACCATCCTACGAG GTGCCCCCGGCCCTCCAGGACCAAGAGGACTCAAGGGAGATGTAGGCGTGAAAGGGCCTGTTGGTGGCAGAGGACCAAAAGGAGACGCTGGCAGCTTGGGCCCCCCAGGGCCTCAGGGTCCTCAGGGGCAGCCCGGGGATGCCGGACCTGTGGGAGAAAGGGGGCCAGTCGGCCTGCGAGGTTTCCCGGGACTCAAAGGCTCAAAAGGCAGCTTTGGAAGTGGAGGCCCGAGAGGACAGCCAGGCCCCAAAGGGGATGTGGGGCCCCCAGGGCCAGAGGGGCCCCCAGGGTCCCCAGGACCCTCAGGGCCTCAGGGAAAACCGGGAATTGCTGGAAAGACGGGTTCACAAGGTCAGCGGGGGCCCATGGGGCCGAAGGGTGAACCTGGGATCCAGGGTCCCCCTGGCCTGCCCGGGCCCCCAGGCCCACCAGGAAGCCAGAGCCGCTACTGA
- the SCARA3 gene encoding scavenger receptor class A member 3 isoform X2, with protein MNGQLEREEDLAGDEDMPSFPCTQEGQLGARCSRCQKNLSLHTSVRILYLFLALLLVAVAVLASLVFRKVDSLSEDISLAQAIYDKKLVSVQENLQGLDLKVPNNCSFCHEAGQLGQEIRKLQEELEGIQKMLLAQEVQLDQTSQTHELLSTTSSQISQEMGNCSFSIHQVNQSLGLFLAQVRGWQATTAGLDLSLKDLTQECYDVKAAVHQINFTVGQTTEWIHGIRRKTDEETLTLQKIVTDWQNYTRLFGSLRTTSAKTGEVVKNIQATLGASSQRISQNSESMHDLVMQVMGLQLQLDNISSFLDDHEENMHDLQYHTRYAQNRTVERFETLEGRMASHEIEIGTIFTNINATDNHVHSMLKYLDDVRLSCTLGFHTHAEELYYLNKSVSLMLGTTDLLRERFSLLSARLDFNVRNLSMIVEEMKAVDTQHGEILRNVTILRGAPGPPGPRGLKGDVGVKGPVGGRGPKGDAGSLGPPGPQGPQGQPGDAGPVGERGPVGLRGFPGLKGSKGSFGSGGPRGQPGPKGDVGPPGPEGPPGSPGPSGPQGKPGIAGKTGSQGQRGPMGPKGEPGIQGPPGLPGPPGPPGSQSRY; from the exons ATGAATGGGCAGCTGGAGAGGG AAGAGGACCTGGCTGGTGACGAGGACATGCCGTCCTTCCCGTGCACACAGGAGG GCCAGCTGGGGGCCCGCTGCAGCCGCTGCCAGAAGAACCTGTCTTTGCACACGTCAGTGCGGATTCTTTACCTCTTCCTGGCCCTGCTCCTGGTGGCGGTGGCCGTGCTGGCCTCTCTGG TTTTCAGGAAAGTGGACTCTCTCTCAGAGGACATCTCCCTGGCCCaggccatttatgacaaaaagcTTGTGTCTGTGCAGGAAAATCTCCAGGGACTAG ATCTGAAAGTCCCAAACAACTGCTCTTTCTGCCATGAGGCTGGGCAGCTGGGGCAAGAGATCAGAAAACTGCAGGAGGAGCTGGAGGGAATTCAGAAGATGCTCCTGGCTCAGGAGGTTCAGCTGGACCAGACGTCCCAGACGCATGAACTGCTCTCCACCACTAGCAGTCAAATCTCCCAGGAAATGGGCAACTGTTCCTTCTCCATCCACCAGGTCAACCAGTCTCTGGGGCTCTTCCTGGCCCAGGTGAGAGGCTGGCAGGCCACCACAGCCGGCCTGGACCTCTCCCTGAAGGACCTCACCCAGGAGTGCTATGACGTGAAGGCTGCAGTGCACCAGATCAACTTCACCGTGGGGCAGACTACAGAGTGGATCCACGGAATCCGGCGGAAGACGGACGAGGAGACCCTGACCCTCCAGAAGATTGTCACCGACTGGCAGAACTACACCCGGCTCTTCGGCAGCCTGCGTACCACCTCGGCCAAGACGGGAGAAGTGGTCAAGAACATCCAGGCCACGCTGGGGGCCTCGTCGCAGCGCATCAGCCAGAATTCCGAGAGCATGCATGACCTGGTCATGCAGGTCATGGGCTTACAGCTGCAGTTGGACAACATCTCGTCCTTCCTGGACGACCACGAGGAGAACATGCACGACCTGCAGTACCACACCCGCTATGCCCAGAACCGCACGGTGGAGAGGTTCGAGACGCTGGAAGGACGTATGGCTTCCCACGAGATCGAGATCGGCACCATCTTCACCAACATCAACGCCACGGACAACCACGTCCACAGCATGCTCAAATACCTGGACGACGTGCGGCTCTCCTGCACGCTGGGTTTCCACACCCACGCCGAGGAGCTCTACTACCTGAACAAGTCCGTCTCCCTCATGCTGGGCACCACAGACCTGCTCCGGGAGCGGTTCAGCCTGCTCAGTGCCCGCCTGGACTTCAACGTCCGCAACCTGTCCATGATCGTGGAGGAGATGAAGGCCGTGGATACGCAGCATGGAGAAATCCTACGCAACGTCACCATCCTACGAG GTGCCCCCGGCCCTCCAGGACCAAGAGGACTCAAGGGAGATGTAGGCGTGAAAGGGCCTGTTGGTGGCAGAGGACCAAAAGGAGACGCTGGCAGCTTGGGCCCCCCAGGGCCTCAGGGTCCTCAGGGGCAGCCCGGGGATGCCGGACCTGTGGGAGAAAGGGGGCCAGTCGGCCTGCGAGGTTTCCCGGGACTCAAAGGCTCAAAAGGCAGCTTTGGAAGTGGAGGCCCGAGAGGACAGCCAGGCCCCAAAGGGGATGTGGGGCCCCCAGGGCCAGAGGGGCCCCCAGGGTCCCCAGGACCCTCAGGGCCTCAGGGAAAACCGGGAATTGCTGGAAAGACGGGTTCACAAGGTCAGCGGGGGCCCATGGGGCCGAAGGGTGAACCTGGGATCCAGGGTCCCCCTGGCCTGCCCGGGCCCCCAGGCCCACCAGGAAGCCAGAGCCGCTACTGA